The Pseudomonas sp. HOU2 DNA window GACCGACACCCAGATCAGTACCTGGGTGGCGTCGTTCATGTTGCCACTGTTTCGCGTTGCCTCGATGCTGATGGTCATGCCGGTGTTCGGCACCACGCTGGTGTCGCGGCGGATACGCCTGTATTTCGCCGTGGCCATTACCGTGTGCATTGCCCCGGGGTTGCCGCCGATGCCGGAGGTCAGTCCGCTTGCGCTCAGCGGCTGGTTGCTGATTGCCGAGCAGATTCTGGTCGGTGCGGTGCTGGGGTTTTCCCTGCAACTGTTTTTTCAGGCGTTTGCCGTGGCCGGGCAGATTGTCGCGATCCAGATGGGCATGGGCTTCGCCTCGATGGTCGATCCGGCCAACGGTGTCTCGGTGGCGGTGATCGGGCAGTTCTTCACCATGCTGGTGACCTTGCTGTTCCTGTCGATGAACGGCCACCTGGTGGTCTTCGAAGTGCTCACCGAAAGCTTCACCACGCTGCCGGTTGGCGGCGGGTTGATGACGGCGCAGTATTGGGAGCTGGCCGGCAAGCTCGGCTGGGTGCTGGGGGCCGCGTTGTTGCTGGTGCTGCCGGCGGTCACCGCGCTGTTGGTGATCAACATCGCATTCGGCGTGATGACCCGCGCCGCGCCGCAACTGAACATCTTCTCCATCGGTTTCCCGCTGACCCTGGTGCTGGGCCTGTTCATCGTCTGGGTCGGGTTGGCGGACATCCTCAATCAGTATCAGCCGCTGGCCAGCGAGGCCTTGCAGCTGTTACGCGAACTGGCACGGGCGCGCTGAGTCATGGCTGAGAGCGAAAGCGGTCAGGACAAAACAGAAGACCCCACGGACAAACGGAAAAAGGACTCCCGGGAGAAGGGCGAGATTGCCCGCTCCAAAGAGCTCAATACCCTCGCCGTGATGATGGCCGGCGCCGGTGCGCTGCTGGTGTTCGGCGGCATGCTGGCCGAAGACCTGATGGAGCTGATGCGCCTGAACTTCACCCTCTCGCGCGAAGTGATCATGGATCAGGGGGCCATGGGCAGGTTTCTGTTGCAGTCGGGCCAGATGGCGCTGCTGGCAATCCAGCCGATCATGATCACCCTGTTGCTGGCGGCGTTGATCGGGCCGATCTCCCTCGGTGGCTGGCTGTTTGCGGCCGGCTCCATGGCGCCCAAGTTCAGCCGGATGAACCCGGCCTCGGGCCTGAAACGGATGTTTTCGTTCAAGGCGGTGGTCGAACTGCTCAAGGCGCTGGCGAAGTTTCTGATCACCTTGTCTGTGGCGCTGGTGGTGTTGTCATCCGATGTCGACGATTTGTTGCGTATCGCTCATGAACCGCTCGAGATGGCGATCATTCACAGCGTCACGCTGGTCGGCTGGAGTACGTTGTGGCTGGCCTGCGGCCTGATCATCATCGCCGCCGTCGATGTCCCGGTGCAGCTCTGGGAAGCGCACAAGAAACTGCTGATGACCAAGCAGGAAGTGCGCGACGAGCACAAGGATCAGGAAGGCCGGCCGGAGGTCAAGCAGCGCATCCGCCAGACCCAGCGCGAGATGTCGCAGCGGCGGATGATGGCGGCGATTCCCGACGCCGACGTGGTTATCACCAACCCGACCCACTACGCCGTCGCGCTCAAGTACGACTCGGAGAAGGGCGGCGCGCCGGTGTTGCTGGCCAAGGGCAGCGACTTCCTCGCGCTGAAGATCCGCGAAATCGCCGTCGCCAACAACGTCATGCTCCTCGAATCGCCGGGGCTGGCGCGCTCGATCTACTACTCCACCGAGCTTGAACAGGAAATCCCCGGCGGCCTGTACCTCGCGGTCGCTCAGGTATTGGCCTACGTCTACCAGATCCGCCAGTACCGCGCCGGCAAGGGCAAACGCCCGGATCCGCTCAAGGACGATCTGCCGATTCCGCCGGATCTGCGCCGCGATTCCTGACGTCGGTGTGATGAAAAAAACCGCCGCCCCGATTTAACGGGGCGGCGGTTTTTTTATGCCTGACCCAATGATATTTTGGCTCCTGCCGCGGTCATTGTGTGGTGAGGGGATTTATCCCCGATGGGCTGCGCAGCAGACCCAAGGCCTGTCACTGCAATCTTTCAGAAATACCGCGAGCTCAGGTTTTACGACTGCTGCGCAGCCGAGCGGGAGCGAGCTCCCTCGCCACAGTTTCTCGTCTGACTTCTCAGCCCGGCAACTCCAGATTATCCAGCGCCCGATTCACCTCCAGCTCGCCACCTGACCCAATGAAACTTCGACTCCTGCCGCAGTCATTGTGGCGAGGGAGCTTGCTCCCGCTGGGCTGCGCAGCAGACCCAAATCCTGTCACTGCAAATTTTCAGAAATACCGCGAGTTCAGGGTTTACGGCTGCTGCGCAGCCGAGCGGGAGCGAGCTCCCTCGCCACAGTTTCTCGTCTGACTTCTCAGGCCGGCAACTGCAGATTATCCAGCGCCCGATTCACCGCCAGTTCCCCACCCGGCCCAATGAAGCTTCGACTTCTGATGCAATTATTGTGGCGAGGGAGCTTGCTCCCGCTGGGCTGCGCAGCGGTCCTAAAACCTGTCACTGCGATCTTTCAGAAATACCGCGAGTTCAGGGTTTACGGCTGCTGCGCAGCCGAGCGGGAGCGAGCTCCCTCGCCACAGTTTCTCGTCTGACTTCTCAGGCCGGCAACTGCAGATTATCCAGCGCCCGATTCACCGCCAGTTCCCCAAGCATGATCAGTTGCGCAATCCCCAGCAGCGTCCTGCGCTGCGACGCCGGTATGAGGTGGGCGAAGTCATTGGCGATGGTTCTGGCTGAGGCGAGGGTTTCGCAGGCATCGGCCAGCAGTTCCTCGTTTTTGAAGTCGGCGGTGACGGCGTACATCGAGCGGGTTTTACGTTGAATGGGCGTGGCGCCGGGGGAGCAGAGGTAATGGTCGAGGGCGCGATCGGCCGCTTCGTGGAGCTTTTTTGAATCGAGGGATTCGTAGGGGGAGGTGGCGTCGGTTTCGGGTGGGTTGGGTGTTGGTTTGATCATGGTGAAGCTCCTTTGAGGTGGAGCCGCTACAACCTGTCGCTAAACAGGAGGGTGGCGGCTGTACGCAGGTTAGCGAACCGGTCAAAGGCACCCGGCAGACCCGAAGGTCTCCCGCATACAGCCACCATGACGAAATCGCGAAAATACAGATCCGCAACGAAGCCTGGAACGCTGATGCACCTTTGAATTGAGTTCGAGTCGCTAAACCCGATCGCTGATTCGTCAGCGACCGATCCACAATAGAACCCGACCCCAAGGCGCACAAGCCGGCGGATTCTGGCTTGGCTGTAGGCAATGGCGCAAGGATGTGTAGCCCGCAAGGCGTGTCTTTAAGTGTCTTTTAAACATTTGCGTTTAAAAGGCGCTGTGGCTCTTGCGGTGTGGCTGCTGGGCTCTTCGCGGGCAAGCCCGCTCCCACAGGTGATCTGTGTGATACCTCCAATCTGTGTTCATTGCGGCGCGATTCCTGATAAATCAGAAGACCGCGACCTTCCGCCTGTCTGAAAAAGACCTCAACCTGTTAGTTCTGACAGTGGACACAAAGGGCATTCAGCTATCCCATGTTCCTTGGCAGGTTTCCCGGGCAAGTCGCCTTCTGACCTGTGTCTAACATTCGCCAAGGAGAAGATCATGCAGGAAAACTACAGAAAGCTTGAAGGAATGAGGTACGAGTTCGTTTCCGGGTCGGTGGTGAAAGAGTCTGTGCATATCGCTTGCACGGTCACTTTTATGGCGACGTTGGACTTAACGCATTTCAAGTACATGAGTAATACGTATGTGCCGGGTTATCTCGATTCGAGTACCAATGCGATCAAGCCAGAGTTGGAAGGGGTGGCCTACCATGGTCTCTACAACAGATTCAACAGTGCAGCTGGCAACATTGGCACCGTTGAGGCGTTGGTCAGAGTGTTCTCCTCTCCTGATAACTACTTCGATATATGGAGTGGCAATGGTCTACAGATGCGTTATCAAAAGCCCCAATTCGACACGGTCGGTGATCAGATAAAAATCACCGGTGGGCGGGACTATCGATGGGAGGACGAGCGGGAGATAAAGCCGCAGGATGTGCCGAACATTCACTTTACCTGGGCACTGAGTGTGCTGAAGGCACGCCCCGATGATCCTTTTCATGAGCCTGATGAAATCGTGAGATTTGGCTATTCTGAGGAAGAGTATGTCGAGGTGGAAGGCAGGCAGATCCGTAAGGGGGCGCGCTATCTGGTGGGCCGCGATTTGCGTCTTGGTGAAATTAATCCAAAGCAAATTTTGATTGCCGGATAAATTCGCCAATACGCGAGTTTTTCTGATTTTTGTTCACCTGCGCTAAGGGTGACAGCCGTCCTGCGACTGTTTTGCGGTCGGCTCCATGGCGCCCGGCTTCAGGCAAGACAATTCCCCGAAATAAACCTCAATTTCAATCCCCGGCAAAAGTTGGAAGGCTTCTTGCAGTAGCCGCC harbors:
- the fliR gene encoding flagellar biosynthetic protein FliR; the encoded protein is MQSLLQLTDTQISTWVASFMLPLFRVASMLMVMPVFGTTLVSRRIRLYFAVAITVCIAPGLPPMPEVSPLALSGWLLIAEQILVGAVLGFSLQLFFQAFAVAGQIVAIQMGMGFASMVDPANGVSVAVIGQFFTMLVTLLFLSMNGHLVVFEVLTESFTTLPVGGGLMTAQYWELAGKLGWVLGAALLLVLPAVTALLVINIAFGVMTRAAPQLNIFSIGFPLTLVLGLFIVWVGLADILNQYQPLASEALQLLRELARAR
- the flhB gene encoding flagellar biosynthesis protein FlhB — translated: MAESESGQDKTEDPTDKRKKDSREKGEIARSKELNTLAVMMAGAGALLVFGGMLAEDLMELMRLNFTLSREVIMDQGAMGRFLLQSGQMALLAIQPIMITLLLAALIGPISLGGWLFAAGSMAPKFSRMNPASGLKRMFSFKAVVELLKALAKFLITLSVALVVLSSDVDDLLRIAHEPLEMAIIHSVTLVGWSTLWLACGLIIIAAVDVPVQLWEAHKKLLMTKQEVRDEHKDQEGRPEVKQRIRQTQREMSQRRMMAAIPDADVVITNPTHYAVALKYDSEKGGAPVLLAKGSDFLALKIREIAVANNVMLLESPGLARSIYYSTELEQEIPGGLYLAVAQVLAYVYQIRQYRAGKGKRPDPLKDDLPIPPDLRRDS